The Acidobacteriota bacterium genome has a segment encoding these proteins:
- a CDS encoding divergent polysaccharide deacetylase family protein, whose translation MSRRRSKAPSLKWAILALGVLCAAAYAVLLYLEDTGLPAPDVAPVDETAPPPPAPKYIPDPSVQQGAEGAPPRPEPSFPRSHPVRAPGEPAKIAIVLDDVGYDEAAVERAMAVGAPLTFAVLPNAPRGDALARRLHSEGFEVWLHLPMEPEGEGANPGQGAVLTSMTREQITGSVLDALKAVPYLQGVNTHMGSRATTRRDVMEWALAPVRDWGLFFIDSKTTPDTVAFETAKRLGIPCSIRDVFLDTEPASAYTRQMLERLETLAREQGTAVGIGHLYPTTLEVLEKTLPRLEARGVRLVSASEIVEEENLPLEP comes from the coding sequence GTGAGCCGCCGGCGCAGCAAGGCCCCGTCCTTGAAATGGGCTATTTTGGCGCTCGGCGTGCTCTGCGCCGCCGCCTACGCCGTGCTCCTCTACCTGGAGGACACGGGGCTGCCCGCGCCCGACGTGGCTCCGGTGGATGAGACCGCACCCCCGCCGCCAGCGCCCAAATATATTCCCGATCCCAGCGTCCAGCAAGGGGCCGAAGGTGCCCCGCCCCGGCCGGAGCCCTCTTTTCCGCGCTCGCATCCCGTGCGGGCGCCCGGCGAGCCGGCAAAAATCGCCATTGTCCTCGACGACGTGGGCTACGACGAGGCGGCCGTCGAGCGCGCCATGGCCGTCGGTGCGCCGCTCACGTTTGCCGTGCTTCCCAACGCGCCGCGCGGCGATGCCCTCGCCCGCCGGCTTCACAGCGAAGGCTTCGAGGTGTGGCTTCACCTTCCGATGGAGCCCGAAGGCGAGGGCGCCAATCCGGGCCAGGGCGCCGTCCTGACCTCCATGACGCGCGAGCAAATCACGGGCTCCGTGCTCGACGCCCTCAAGGCCGTGCCCTACCTCCAGGGCGTCAATACGCACATGGGCTCGCGCGCCACTACGCGCCGCGACGTGATGGAGTGGGCGCTCGCCCCCGTCCGCGACTGGGGCCTTTTCTTCATTGACAGCAAGACGACCCCCGATACCGTCGCGTTCGAGACGGCCAAACGCCTCGGCATCCCCTGCTCCATCCGCGACGTTTTCCTCGATACGGAGCCGGCATCGGCGTACACGAGGCAGATGCTTGAGCGCCTAGAAACCCTCGCGCGCGAGCAGGGCACCGCCGTGGGCATCGGCCATCTTTATCCGACAACGCTCGAGGTCCTGGAAAAAACCCTGCCGCGCCTCGAGGCGCGGGGCGTGCGGCTCGTCTCGGCGTCGGAGATTGTGGAAGAGGAAAACCTCCCGCTCGAGCCATGA
- a CDS encoding PDZ domain-containing protein encodes MTHTRSERWARLSVLALSAAVGLFVGGGYFLSSQGARPGTYEGLEVLAQAYSLVTTRFVEPVDDARLGGSSYRALAESCDAYSSYLSAKEVRELSKRRSPDADVGLDLVKQHGYAYIVSVRRGSPAEEAGIKPGQYVHSVGGGSTRAMTLHQVRSVLRGKPDTEVTLSLVDSGEGGEEKITLKRRALSEEPVIQKRPEARYIVPPPMAQSTLAAWKALLQKTAPDLPLVLDLRRFVSQDFEAALEIADFLLEEGETARIKTVSEESVRFAEPERIDAPERLVFLVDGSTAGAPELLAAVLHEYAGATLVGDRTFGWGRAQELVELSSGAALWISTREYFLAGGEPLEGQGLMPDRPQADDPETPEDEVLDAALSALKENATS; translated from the coding sequence ATGACGCATACTCGAAGCGAACGCTGGGCGCGCCTCTCGGTGCTGGCGCTGTCGGCCGCCGTGGGGCTTTTCGTGGGAGGGGGATATTTCCTCTCTTCCCAGGGCGCGCGGCCCGGCACCTATGAGGGGCTCGAGGTGCTTGCGCAGGCCTACAGCCTCGTTACGACGCGCTTCGTCGAACCGGTGGACGATGCGCGGCTGGGCGGAAGCTCCTACCGCGCCCTCGCCGAGAGCTGCGATGCCTACAGCAGCTATCTTTCCGCGAAAGAGGTTCGAGAGCTCAGCAAGCGCCGGAGCCCGGACGCGGACGTGGGGCTCGATCTCGTCAAGCAGCACGGCTATGCCTACATAGTAAGCGTTCGCCGCGGAAGCCCCGCCGAGGAGGCCGGCATCAAGCCGGGGCAGTATGTTCACTCCGTGGGCGGTGGCAGCACGCGCGCCATGACACTCCATCAGGTGCGAAGCGTCCTTCGGGGGAAGCCGGATACGGAGGTGACGCTTTCGCTCGTGGACTCGGGGGAAGGCGGGGAAGAAAAAATTACTCTCAAGCGCCGCGCGCTGAGCGAAGAACCCGTGATTCAAAAACGGCCCGAAGCCCGTTACATCGTGCCGCCGCCGATGGCGCAGAGCACGCTCGCCGCCTGGAAAGCGCTCCTTCAGAAAACCGCGCCCGACCTGCCCCTCGTCCTTGACCTCAGACGCTTCGTCTCGCAGGACTTCGAGGCCGCGCTTGAAATCGCCGACTTCCTGCTCGAGGAAGGGGAGACAGCGCGTATCAAAACGGTGTCGGAGGAGTCGGTGCGCTTCGCCGAGCCGGAGCGAATCGACGCGCCGGAGCGCCTCGTGTTCCTGGTGGACGGCTCGACGGCCGGGGCACCCGAGCTTCTGGCCGCCGTGCTTCACGAGTACGCAGGCGCCACGCTCGTCGGTGACCGGACGTTCGGATGGGGACGCGCGCAGGAGCTCGTGGAGCTGTCCTCGGGTGCCGCCCTTTGGATCTCGACCAGGGAGTATTTCCTTGCCGGGGGGGAGCCGCTCGAAGGCCAGGGACTGATGCCCGACCGGCCGCAGGCCGACGATCCGGAGACTCCCGAAGACGAAGTGCTCGACGCCGCGCTCAGCGCCCTGAAGGAGAACGCCACGTCGTGA
- a CDS encoding ubiquinone/menaquinone biosynthesis methyltransferase: MRASLTSRDRIADAGGGMGHEIRKMFARVAGRYDCLNHLLSLGRDRAWRRRAVGALAPLPPRARVLDVCAGTLDFALTARKAQPDVRLVGADFCLPMLAQGRKKRGAQAIRTACADALRLPFRKDSFEAAVCGFGIRNLDALQRGVEEIFRVLRPGGKAAVLEFFRPERGATKAFHRTYGRTVIPLVGGLVSGDWRAYRYLPSSANGFCTVAAFEQTMREAGFQNVWSEPQTLGVATLVVGEKP, translated from the coding sequence ATGCGCGCATCGCTCACGAGCAGGGATCGCATCGCCGACGCGGGCGGCGGTATGGGGCATGAGATTCGGAAAATGTTCGCCCGCGTGGCAGGACGATACGACTGCCTGAACCACCTTCTGAGTTTGGGCCGGGACCGCGCATGGCGGAGGCGCGCCGTCGGAGCGCTCGCGCCGCTTCCCCCCCGGGCGCGCGTGCTCGACGTGTGCGCTGGCACGCTCGACTTCGCGCTCACCGCCCGCAAGGCGCAGCCCGACGTCCGCCTCGTCGGGGCCGATTTTTGCCTTCCCATGCTCGCGCAGGGAAGGAAGAAGCGCGGCGCACAGGCGATTCGCACGGCGTGCGCGGACGCGCTGAGGCTGCCGTTTCGAAAGGATTCGTTTGAGGCGGCCGTCTGCGGCTTCGGCATTCGCAACCTCGACGCGCTCCAACGGGGCGTCGAAGAGATCTTCCGCGTGCTGCGGCCGGGCGGCAAGGCGGCCGTCTTGGAGTTTTTCAGGCCCGAGCGCGGGGCGACGAAGGCGTTTCACCGGACCTACGGGCGTACGGTCATCCCCCTCGTCGGAGGGCTCGTCTCCGGCGACTGGAGGGCTTACAGATACCTTCCGTCCTCGGCGAACGGGTTTTGCACCGTGGCGGCCTTTGAGCAAACCATGCGCGAGGCGGGTTTTCAAAATGTCTGGAGCGAGCCGCAGACGCTCGGCGTCGCGACGCTCGTGGTCGGAGAAAAGCCGTGA